The Candidatus Cybelea sp. genome has a window encoding:
- a CDS encoding STAS domain-containing protein — MILIRLDEPEWDISTAGKLREALASARREPSVVIDMSNVTYIDSSCLSILMAMYQERVIKKHFAAAHFAAPPYTVRRLFEITGFDALWPLHERIEDAMKAAQAEEPSR, encoded by the coding sequence ATGATTCTAATTCGGCTCGATGAGCCTGAATGGGATATTTCCACGGCCGGCAAACTGCGCGAGGCGCTCGCCTCGGCGCGCCGGGAGCCCAGCGTCGTCATCGACATGAGCAACGTCACGTACATCGACTCCTCGTGCCTGTCGATCCTCATGGCGATGTATCAGGAGCGGGTCATCAAGAAGCACTTCGCAGCCGCGCATTTCGCCGCTCCGCCCTACACCGTACGGCGGCTCTTTGAGATCACCGGCTTTGACGCGCTCTGGCCGCTGCACGAGCGGATCGAAGATGCGATGAAGGCCGCCCAAG